In Elaeis guineensis isolate ETL-2024a chromosome 1, EG11, whole genome shotgun sequence, a genomic segment contains:
- the LOC105039118 gene encoding uncharacterized protein, translated as MASASTANRWLRPEVYPLFAAVGVAVGICGFQLVRNICINPEVRVSKEGRAAGVLENYAEGEKYAEHGLRKFLRTRAPEIMPSINRFFANPK; from the exons ATGGCGTCTGCTTCGACCGCTAACCGATGGCTGAGGCCCGAA GTGTATCCGCTGTTTGCAGCGGTTGGGGTAGCGGTGGGAATTTGTGGTTTCCAGCTGGTCCGCAACATTTGCATCAACCCTGAAGTCAG GGTCAGTAAGGAAGGCAGGGCTGCAGGCGTGCTGGAAAACTATGCTGAGGGAGAAAAGTATGCAGAGCATGGTCTCAGGAAATTCCTTCGCACAAGGGCCCCTGAAATCATGCCATCTATTAATAGATTCTTTGCCAATCCGAAATAA
- the LOC105039119 gene encoding E2F transcription factor-like E2FE isoform X2, with translation MASLPSPFLESGCRHHTYSRKQKSLGLLCSNFVSLYDRDDVESVGLDDAARRLGVERRRIYDIVNVLESVGVLARKAKNRYSWIGFSGIPKALDELKEEALKEISGTDGQCVKVLEDEDEGKLSDQNGNFGDYKPSPAAIGAASSLCTVACKARSVTDNRREKSLGLLTQNFVKLFLTTDVSPPPPLFHADTVSLDEAARLLLGDGHDSSQMRTKVRRLYDIANVLSSMNLIEKTQQLETRKPAFRWLGTKGKPKADTGVTVAIPPATKQWNKRAFGNDITNVDHKRSKLNNPVDKKPSKACLRSDDLKECNLTAQKQLQSSKGSYVFGPFRPAGVTKRNGDVEEKGGNKVQDWESLASSFRPQYHNQALSELFVHYVEAWKSWYVEVAQGSSNFQQPRKSVINQLL, from the exons ATGGCTTCCCTTCCTTCACCCTTCTTGGAGTCGGGATGCAGGCATCACACTTATAGCAGGAAGCAGAAGTCTTTAGGCCTTTTGTGCTCCAA TTTCGTGAGCTTGTATGATCGGGATGATGTGGAGTCGGTGGGTCTGGATGATGCGGCAAGGCGGCTGGGTGTTGAGAGGAGACGGATCTACGATATCGTCAATGTATTGGAGAGTGTGGGG GTTCTTGCGAGGAAGGCCAAGAATCGGTATTCTTGGATAGGATTTTCAGGGATCCCCAAGGCCTTGGATGAACTCAAG GAGGAGGCATTAAAGGAAATATCTGGCACTGATGGCCAATGTGTAAAA GTTTTGGAGGATGAAGACGAAGGCAAATTATCGGATCAGAATGGAAATTTTGGTGACTACAAACCGAGCCCAGCTGCTATCGGTGCTGCTTCGTCTCTGTGCACCGTTGCTTGCAAGGCCAGATCTG TCACGGACAATAGAAGGGAGAAATCGCTGGGCCTACTCACCCAGAATTTTGTCAAGCTCTTCCTAACCACAGATGTTAGTCCACCACCACCTCTATTCCAC GCAGACACGGTCTCGCTTGACGAAGCTGCAAGGCTGCTGCTTGGTGACGGCCATGACTCATCTCAGATGAGAA CTAAAGTCCGGCGTCTGTATGACATCGCAAATGTGCTTTCTTCCATGAATCTCATTGAAAAG ACACAGCAATTGGAGACAAGGAAGCCAGCATTCCGATGGTTGGGAACCAAGGGGAAACCAAAGGCAGATACTGGTGTCACGGTTGCCATACCCCCAGCTACAAAGCAGTGGAACAAGAGAGCTTTTGGGAATGACATTACAAATGTGGACCATAAGAGGAGCAAGTTGAATAACCCTGTTGATAAGAAGCCCAGTAAAGCATGCTTGAGAAGTGATGATTTGAAGGAATGCAATCTGACAGCACAGAAGCAATTACAGAGTTCCAAGGGCAGTTATGTTTTTGGGCCTTTCCGGCCAGCTGGAGTGACCAAAAGAAATGGTGATGTTGAGGAGAAAGGTGGGAACAAAGTTCAGGACTGGGAAAGCCTGGCCTCTTCCTTCAGACCACAATATCACAACCAAG CACTGAGTGAACTTTTTGTACATTACGTGGAGGCATGGAAGTCATGGTATGTAGAAGTAGCTCAAGGTAGCAGCAACTTCCAACAGCCACGCAAGTCAGTCATTAATCAACTTTTGTAA
- the LOC105039119 gene encoding E2F transcription factor-like E2FE isoform X1, translating into MASLPSPFLESGCRHHTYSRKQKSLGLLCSNFVSLYDRDDVESVGLDDAARRLGVERRRIYDIVNVLESVGVLARKAKNRYSWIGFSGIPKALDELKEEALKEISGTDGQCVKVLEDEDEGKLSDQNGNFGDYKPSPAAIGAASSLCTVACKARSVTDNRREKSLGLLTQNFVKLFLTTDVSPPPPLFHADTVSLDEAARLLLGDGHDSSQMRNNNAAKVRRLYDIANVLSSMNLIEKTQQLETRKPAFRWLGTKGKPKADTGVTVAIPPATKQWNKRAFGNDITNVDHKRSKLNNPVDKKPSKACLRSDDLKECNLTAQKQLQSSKGSYVFGPFRPAGVTKRNGDVEEKGGNKVQDWESLASSFRPQYHNQALSELFVHYVEAWKSWYVEVAQGSSNFQQPRKSVINQLL; encoded by the exons ATGGCTTCCCTTCCTTCACCCTTCTTGGAGTCGGGATGCAGGCATCACACTTATAGCAGGAAGCAGAAGTCTTTAGGCCTTTTGTGCTCCAA TTTCGTGAGCTTGTATGATCGGGATGATGTGGAGTCGGTGGGTCTGGATGATGCGGCAAGGCGGCTGGGTGTTGAGAGGAGACGGATCTACGATATCGTCAATGTATTGGAGAGTGTGGGG GTTCTTGCGAGGAAGGCCAAGAATCGGTATTCTTGGATAGGATTTTCAGGGATCCCCAAGGCCTTGGATGAACTCAAG GAGGAGGCATTAAAGGAAATATCTGGCACTGATGGCCAATGTGTAAAA GTTTTGGAGGATGAAGACGAAGGCAAATTATCGGATCAGAATGGAAATTTTGGTGACTACAAACCGAGCCCAGCTGCTATCGGTGCTGCTTCGTCTCTGTGCACCGTTGCTTGCAAGGCCAGATCTG TCACGGACAATAGAAGGGAGAAATCGCTGGGCCTACTCACCCAGAATTTTGTCAAGCTCTTCCTAACCACAGATGTTAGTCCACCACCACCTCTATTCCAC GCAGACACGGTCTCGCTTGACGAAGCTGCAAGGCTGCTGCTTGGTGACGGCCATGACTCATCTCAGATGAGAA ATAACAATGCAGCTAAAGTCCGGCGTCTGTATGACATCGCAAATGTGCTTTCTTCCATGAATCTCATTGAAAAG ACACAGCAATTGGAGACAAGGAAGCCAGCATTCCGATGGTTGGGAACCAAGGGGAAACCAAAGGCAGATACTGGTGTCACGGTTGCCATACCCCCAGCTACAAAGCAGTGGAACAAGAGAGCTTTTGGGAATGACATTACAAATGTGGACCATAAGAGGAGCAAGTTGAATAACCCTGTTGATAAGAAGCCCAGTAAAGCATGCTTGAGAAGTGATGATTTGAAGGAATGCAATCTGACAGCACAGAAGCAATTACAGAGTTCCAAGGGCAGTTATGTTTTTGGGCCTTTCCGGCCAGCTGGAGTGACCAAAAGAAATGGTGATGTTGAGGAGAAAGGTGGGAACAAAGTTCAGGACTGGGAAAGCCTGGCCTCTTCCTTCAGACCACAATATCACAACCAAG CACTGAGTGAACTTTTTGTACATTACGTGGAGGCATGGAAGTCATGGTATGTAGAAGTAGCTCAAGGTAGCAGCAACTTCCAACAGCCACGCAAGTCAGTCATTAATCAACTTTTGTAA
- the LOC105039119 gene encoding E2F transcription factor-like E2FF isoform X4 has translation MASLPSPFLESGCRHHTYSRKQKSLGLLCSNFVSLYDRDDVESVGLDDAARRLGVERRRIYDIVNVLESVGVLARKAKNRYSWIGFSGIPKALDELKEEALKEISGTDGQCVKVLEDEDEGKLSDQNGNFGDYKPSPAAIGAASSLCTVACKARSVTDNRREKSLGLLTQNFVKLFLTTDADTVSLDEAARLLLGDGHDSSQMRTKVRRLYDIANVLSSMNLIEKTQQLETRKPAFRWLGTKGKPKADTGVTVAIPPATKQWNKRAFGNDITNVDHKRSKLNNPVDKKPSKACLRSDDLKECNLTAQKQLQSSKGSYVFGPFRPAGVTKRNGDVEEKGGNKVQDWESLASSFRPQYHNQALSELFVHYVEAWKSWYVEVAQGSSNFQQPRKSVINQLL, from the exons ATGGCTTCCCTTCCTTCACCCTTCTTGGAGTCGGGATGCAGGCATCACACTTATAGCAGGAAGCAGAAGTCTTTAGGCCTTTTGTGCTCCAA TTTCGTGAGCTTGTATGATCGGGATGATGTGGAGTCGGTGGGTCTGGATGATGCGGCAAGGCGGCTGGGTGTTGAGAGGAGACGGATCTACGATATCGTCAATGTATTGGAGAGTGTGGGG GTTCTTGCGAGGAAGGCCAAGAATCGGTATTCTTGGATAGGATTTTCAGGGATCCCCAAGGCCTTGGATGAACTCAAG GAGGAGGCATTAAAGGAAATATCTGGCACTGATGGCCAATGTGTAAAA GTTTTGGAGGATGAAGACGAAGGCAAATTATCGGATCAGAATGGAAATTTTGGTGACTACAAACCGAGCCCAGCTGCTATCGGTGCTGCTTCGTCTCTGTGCACCGTTGCTTGCAAGGCCAGATCTG TCACGGACAATAGAAGGGAGAAATCGCTGGGCCTACTCACCCAGAATTTTGTCAAGCTCTTCCTAACCACAGAT GCAGACACGGTCTCGCTTGACGAAGCTGCAAGGCTGCTGCTTGGTGACGGCCATGACTCATCTCAGATGAGAA CTAAAGTCCGGCGTCTGTATGACATCGCAAATGTGCTTTCTTCCATGAATCTCATTGAAAAG ACACAGCAATTGGAGACAAGGAAGCCAGCATTCCGATGGTTGGGAACCAAGGGGAAACCAAAGGCAGATACTGGTGTCACGGTTGCCATACCCCCAGCTACAAAGCAGTGGAACAAGAGAGCTTTTGGGAATGACATTACAAATGTGGACCATAAGAGGAGCAAGTTGAATAACCCTGTTGATAAGAAGCCCAGTAAAGCATGCTTGAGAAGTGATGATTTGAAGGAATGCAATCTGACAGCACAGAAGCAATTACAGAGTTCCAAGGGCAGTTATGTTTTTGGGCCTTTCCGGCCAGCTGGAGTGACCAAAAGAAATGGTGATGTTGAGGAGAAAGGTGGGAACAAAGTTCAGGACTGGGAAAGCCTGGCCTCTTCCTTCAGACCACAATATCACAACCAAG CACTGAGTGAACTTTTTGTACATTACGTGGAGGCATGGAAGTCATGGTATGTAGAAGTAGCTCAAGGTAGCAGCAACTTCCAACAGCCACGCAAGTCAGTCATTAATCAACTTTTGTAA
- the LOC105039119 gene encoding E2F transcription factor-like E2FF isoform X3, with protein sequence MASLPSPFLESGCRHHTYSRKQKSLGLLCSNFVSLYDRDDVESVGLDDAARRLGVERRRIYDIVNVLESVGVLARKAKNRYSWIGFSGIPKALDELKEEALKEISGTDGQCVKVLEDEDEGKLSDQNGNFGDYKPSPAAIGAASSLCTVACKARSVTDNRREKSLGLLTQNFVKLFLTTDADTVSLDEAARLLLGDGHDSSQMRNNNAAKVRRLYDIANVLSSMNLIEKTQQLETRKPAFRWLGTKGKPKADTGVTVAIPPATKQWNKRAFGNDITNVDHKRSKLNNPVDKKPSKACLRSDDLKECNLTAQKQLQSSKGSYVFGPFRPAGVTKRNGDVEEKGGNKVQDWESLASSFRPQYHNQALSELFVHYVEAWKSWYVEVAQGSSNFQQPRKSVINQLL encoded by the exons ATGGCTTCCCTTCCTTCACCCTTCTTGGAGTCGGGATGCAGGCATCACACTTATAGCAGGAAGCAGAAGTCTTTAGGCCTTTTGTGCTCCAA TTTCGTGAGCTTGTATGATCGGGATGATGTGGAGTCGGTGGGTCTGGATGATGCGGCAAGGCGGCTGGGTGTTGAGAGGAGACGGATCTACGATATCGTCAATGTATTGGAGAGTGTGGGG GTTCTTGCGAGGAAGGCCAAGAATCGGTATTCTTGGATAGGATTTTCAGGGATCCCCAAGGCCTTGGATGAACTCAAG GAGGAGGCATTAAAGGAAATATCTGGCACTGATGGCCAATGTGTAAAA GTTTTGGAGGATGAAGACGAAGGCAAATTATCGGATCAGAATGGAAATTTTGGTGACTACAAACCGAGCCCAGCTGCTATCGGTGCTGCTTCGTCTCTGTGCACCGTTGCTTGCAAGGCCAGATCTG TCACGGACAATAGAAGGGAGAAATCGCTGGGCCTACTCACCCAGAATTTTGTCAAGCTCTTCCTAACCACAGAT GCAGACACGGTCTCGCTTGACGAAGCTGCAAGGCTGCTGCTTGGTGACGGCCATGACTCATCTCAGATGAGAA ATAACAATGCAGCTAAAGTCCGGCGTCTGTATGACATCGCAAATGTGCTTTCTTCCATGAATCTCATTGAAAAG ACACAGCAATTGGAGACAAGGAAGCCAGCATTCCGATGGTTGGGAACCAAGGGGAAACCAAAGGCAGATACTGGTGTCACGGTTGCCATACCCCCAGCTACAAAGCAGTGGAACAAGAGAGCTTTTGGGAATGACATTACAAATGTGGACCATAAGAGGAGCAAGTTGAATAACCCTGTTGATAAGAAGCCCAGTAAAGCATGCTTGAGAAGTGATGATTTGAAGGAATGCAATCTGACAGCACAGAAGCAATTACAGAGTTCCAAGGGCAGTTATGTTTTTGGGCCTTTCCGGCCAGCTGGAGTGACCAAAAGAAATGGTGATGTTGAGGAGAAAGGTGGGAACAAAGTTCAGGACTGGGAAAGCCTGGCCTCTTCCTTCAGACCACAATATCACAACCAAG CACTGAGTGAACTTTTTGTACATTACGTGGAGGCATGGAAGTCATGGTATGTAGAAGTAGCTCAAGGTAGCAGCAACTTCCAACAGCCACGCAAGTCAGTCATTAATCAACTTTTGTAA